One window from the genome of Desulfobacterales bacterium encodes:
- a CDS encoding DEAD/DEAH box helicase family protein, translating into MQIGDKVKSRLYMIKGTGTVISFSELFDEIYVEVLFNDGTKISTAKSDLIEEDNPLTRLQNSNIDKPFAFLVKNMALHLEVNISENKIITSTNYKIQPLPHQILTVHFIMNRFQPRSLIADEVGLGKTIEAILLYQEYKLRKMVKRILIVTPSGLITQWHEEIFSKFNEQFVIYNNEFIKTLKQSYGEETNVWKLHDKIIVSIDFIKPQKISPILDNEEKQKREWHNQYIFNDIASAEFDMVIIDEAHKLTKRGDGLESARFKLGEKLSSSIPIFILLTATPHQGDEDMFFNLLKLVDPVLFSDKKMITPELVQEVTARNKKRAVVDFNKNLIFKHRITSIIEIKRTKEINYNEIELYSHVTEYTTKYYNLAKRNNNSIWALLMILYQRILSSSSFAILETMKKRKVFLEYNKKETEDLEIIEDADEIDRADILFQKVSSNKEDIEIEKTFIDKCIQLTQKLTITFADLKFFKLVEIIEEIKTRENKIDIKFIIFTEFRATQNAIIEFLKKFGYVCSYIHGSLSREERIEQIELFRNENQIMVSTDAGGEGINLQFCYCMINFDMPWNPARLEQRIGRIDRIGQKHNVLIFNFHLTDTVEDRVRQVLETKLNIIKKQFGEDKYADVISLLQDEFSFDKIYLDAILIKNRENETLSKIAEDIYNRAQQLLEKDELLVPFSNFQEDANDYLNTEVNKIIKNFVINYLAYKNIEISLYKDNSNLCYFINPFHKQDIGPHTYRNVTFDNISSYKSEKIEFINLEHPFVATLRKIIHRSFTFGTVSAFRLEINKFLDVKGFWFVYKLLIKNHVDREKICFISVFMEDENFCNNRISSYLENNIIETTQVLPNFKCNERINIYADNALNEAKKKANDVFTATKLMWIEEVNKYEKKTEDYFRLKENSFKNIQVDNIRTSKLQSLSREKKEEERKFQLKKNIVPKLELYQIAFVEFL; encoded by the coding sequence ATGCAAATCGGCGATAAAGTAAAAAGTCGTCTTTACATGATTAAAGGCACGGGAACAGTAATAAGCTTTTCTGAACTTTTCGATGAAATTTACGTTGAGGTTCTTTTCAATGATGGAACGAAAATTTCTACAGCAAAAAGCGATTTAATTGAAGAAGATAATCCATTAACACGATTGCAAAATTCAAATATTGATAAACCTTTCGCATTTTTAGTAAAAAATATGGCTTTGCATTTAGAGGTAAATATCTCTGAAAATAAAATAATTACCTCTACAAATTATAAAATTCAACCGCTTCCGCATCAAATTCTTACAGTGCATTTTATTATGAATCGTTTCCAGCCAAGAAGTTTAATTGCCGATGAAGTAGGGTTAGGTAAAACTATTGAAGCGATTTTATTGTATCAAGAATATAAACTACGGAAAATGGTCAAACGGATACTTATTGTAACTCCTTCAGGATTGATTACCCAATGGCATGAAGAAATATTCTCAAAATTTAATGAACAATTCGTAATTTATAATAATGAATTCATTAAAACATTAAAACAAAGCTACGGCGAAGAGACAAATGTATGGAAACTTCACGATAAAATCATTGTATCTATAGATTTTATTAAACCTCAAAAAATTTCTCCTATACTTGATAATGAAGAAAAACAGAAACGCGAATGGCATAATCAATATATTTTTAATGATATTGCCTCAGCCGAATTTGATATGGTTATTATTGACGAAGCTCATAAACTAACTAAACGCGGAGACGGGCTTGAATCAGCTCGTTTTAAATTAGGAGAAAAACTAAGCAGTTCAATTCCCATATTTATATTGCTGACAGCTACTCCGCATCAAGGCGATGAGGATATGTTTTTTAACTTATTAAAACTCGTTGACCCTGTTTTATTTTCGGATAAAAAAATGATTACCCCTGAATTAGTTCAGGAAGTAACCGCCAGAAATAAAAAAAGAGCTGTCGTTGATTTTAATAAAAATCTGATATTTAAACATCGCATTACGTCCATAATTGAAATTAAAAGAACAAAAGAGATAAATTATAACGAAATTGAACTTTACTCCCATGTAACTGAATATACGACTAAATATTATAATTTAGCTAAAAGAAACAATAATTCTATATGGGCGCTTCTAATGATTCTTTACCAGCGCATACTTTCATCAAGCAGTTTTGCTATATTAGAAACAATGAAAAAACGGAAGGTATTTCTTGAATATAACAAAAAAGAAACAGAAGACTTAGAAATTATTGAAGATGCAGACGAAATTGACAGAGCAGATATTCTTTTTCAAAAAGTGTCGAGCAATAAAGAAGATATTGAAATAGAAAAAACTTTTATTGATAAATGTATTCAGCTTACACAGAAATTAACTATAACATTCGCTGACCTTAAGTTCTTTAAATTAGTTGAAATAATAGAAGAAATAAAAACGCGTGAAAATAAAATTGATATTAAATTTATAATATTTACCGAGTTTAGAGCTACACAAAATGCTATCATAGAATTTCTAAAGAAATTTGGTTATGTATGTTCTTATATTCATGGGTCTTTGTCTCGAGAAGAACGGATTGAGCAAATAGAACTATTCCGAAACGAAAATCAAATCATGGTTTCAACAGACGCTGGCGGCGAAGGTATTAACTTGCAGTTTTGCTATTGCATGATTAATTTTGATATGCCATGGAACCCAGCTCGATTAGAACAGCGAATCGGAAGGATTGATAGAATTGGTCAAAAACATAATGTTCTTATTTTTAATTTTCATCTTACGGATACAGTTGAAGACAGAGTTAGACAAGTATTAGAAACTAAGCTAAATATCATCAAAAAACAGTTCGGCGAAGATAAATACGCTGATGTCATTTCACTGCTTCAAGACGAATTCTCATTTGATAAAATTTATCTTGATGCAATCCTTATAAAAAACCGTGAAAACGAAACACTTAGTAAAATTGCCGAAGATATTTATAACCGAGCCCAACAACTTTTAGAAAAAGACGAATTATTAGTGCCATTTTCTAATTTTCAAGAAGATGCTAATGATTATTTGAATACAGAAGTAAATAAAATAATAAAAAATTTTGTTATCAATTATTTAGCATATAAAAACATTGAAATAAGCTTGTATAAAGATAATTCTAATCTTTGTTATTTTATAAATCCGTTTCATAAACAAGATATAGGTCCGCACACATACAGAAACGTAACCTTTGATAATATTTCTTCTTACAAATCAGAAAAAATCGAATTTATTAACCTTGAACATCCGTTTGTAGCTACTTTAAGAAAAATAATACATCGTTCGTTTACATTCGGAACAGTATCCGCCTTTAGATTAGAGATTAATAAATTCTTAGACGTTAAGGGATTTTGGTTTGTATATAAATTACTCATTAAAAATCATGTAGATAGAGAAAAAATATGTTTTATTTCTGTATTTATGGAAGATGAAAACTTTTGCAATAATAGAATAAGCTCATATTTAGAAAATAATATAATTGAAACAACACAAGTTCTTCCGAATTTTAAATGCAATGAAAGAATTAATATATATGCTGATAATGCTTTAAATGAAGCGAAAAAAAAGGCTAATGATGTATTTACAGCGACAAAATTAATGTGGATAGAGGAAGTAAATAAATATGAAAAAAAAACTGAAGATTACTTCCGATTGAAAGAAAACTCATTTAAAAACATTCAAGTCGATAATATAAGGACGTCAAAATTACAATCCCTAAGCAGAGAAAAAAAAGAAGAAGAACGAAAATTTCAGTTGAAAAAAAATATAGTTCCGAAATTAGAATTATACCAAATTGCATTTGTGGAATTTTTATAA